The following proteins are co-located in the Pseudomonas fluorescens genome:
- a CDS encoding Na+/H+ antiporter family protein produces the protein MNAVIAAVGTMLVLSLSRVHVVIAIIVGALVGGLTGGLGIEATLKAFNGGLGGGATVALSYALLGAFAVAIAKSGLAHALADKALLLVDRQEASGGSHVKWLLIGLLWVVAIASQNILPIHIAFIPLLVPPLLYVLTKLQLDRRLIACVMTFGLITPYMFLPVGFGNIFLNQILLANVAKSGVDISQVNVTHAMGLPALGMVVGLLVAVFVSYRKKRVYDLEKIERVEQVAVHYNPLTLLVAGLAIASAFIIQLWLDSMIIGALAGFLIFSVSGIVRWRETDDLFTEGMKMMAMIGFIMIASSGFAEVLKATGDVRSLVETSAAFIGHSRGVGALLMLLVGLLVTMGIGSSFSTVPILAAIFVPLCVQLGFSPLAIVCIVGTAGALGDAGSPASDSTLGPTSGLNIDGQHHHIWDTVVPTFLHYNIPLLAFGWIAAMTL, from the coding sequence ATTAACGCAGTCATCGCCGCGGTCGGCACCATGCTGGTGCTCAGCCTGTCCCGCGTGCATGTGGTCATCGCCATTATTGTCGGCGCCCTGGTGGGTGGCTTGACCGGTGGCCTTGGCATCGAGGCCACGCTCAAGGCGTTCAACGGTGGTTTGGGCGGCGGTGCGACCGTGGCGCTGTCCTACGCCTTGCTCGGCGCTTTCGCGGTGGCGATTGCCAAATCCGGCTTGGCTCATGCCTTGGCGGACAAGGCGCTGCTATTAGTCGATCGTCAGGAAGCCAGCGGCGGCAGCCACGTCAAATGGCTGCTGATCGGCCTGTTGTGGGTGGTAGCGATTGCGTCGCAGAACATCCTGCCGATCCATATCGCGTTTATCCCGTTGCTGGTGCCGCCGCTGTTATACGTGTTGACCAAGCTGCAACTGGACCGCCGCCTGATCGCCTGCGTGATGACCTTCGGCCTGATCACGCCTTACATGTTCCTGCCGGTAGGCTTCGGGAATATCTTCCTTAACCAGATCCTGCTGGCCAATGTGGCCAAGAGCGGCGTGGACATCAGCCAGGTCAATGTCACCCACGCCATGGGCCTGCCCGCGTTAGGCATGGTGGTCGGCCTGCTGGTGGCGGTGTTTGTCAGCTATCGCAAAAAGCGCGTGTACGACCTGGAAAAAATCGAGCGGGTCGAGCAAGTCGCGGTGCATTACAACCCGCTGACCTTGCTGGTGGCCGGGCTGGCGATTGCTTCGGCGTTCATTATTCAACTGTGGCTGGACTCGATGATTATCGGTGCCCTGGCCGGCTTCCTGATCTTCTCGGTGTCGGGCATCGTGCGCTGGCGTGAGACCGACGACCTGTTTACCGAAGGCATGAAAATGATGGCGATGATCGGCTTCATCATGATCGCCTCTTCGGGGTTTGCCGAAGTGCTCAAAGCCACCGGTGATGTGCGTTCGCTGGTGGAAACATCGGCGGCATTCATCGGCCATAGCCGTGGGGTGGGCGCGTTGCTGATGCTGCTGGTAGGCCTGCTGGTGACCATGGGCATTGGTTCGTCGTTTTCCACGGTGCCGATTCTTGCCGCGATTTTCGTACCGCTTTGTGTGCAACTGGGCTTCAGCCCGTTGGCCATCGTGTGCATTGTCGGCACGGCCGGTGCGCTGGGCGACGCCGGCTCGCCTGCGTCAGACTCAACGCTCGGCCCGACCTCCGGCTTGAACATCGACGGCCAGCACCACCATATCTGGGACACGGTGGTGCCGACTTTCCTGCACTACAACATTCCATTGCTGGCGTTTGGCTGGATTGCTGCGATGACGCTCTAA
- a CDS encoding methyl-accepting chemotaxis protein — MRLSLKAKVLSLAVVPVLLFAVVISLTTVWMLQGQARNEVDETRQRLLNDAKTTLKSYVEVAMTTIKPLYDAAAPGDTAARAEVVKLLSNTTYGKDGYFFGYDSETIRLFKGNSPDGVGKSFKDNRDPNGVYVNRDLVKVGKDGTHYLQYSSTQPGQTELVPKLGYTEYLPKWDMVIGTSVNLDGIEAQVAVVEAKVEKRMEGVLLSILGVAVVVLLVIAAVGMVTANTILRPLNLMKANLDDIAAGEGDLTRRLAITSQDELGDLAGAFNRFVDKIHSLVRQITEMTAQLTGLVSQVSDQAQRSEQAMERQRHETDQVATAINQMSSAAQEVARSAQGASVAAQQTDVEGQAAKRVVDGSIAQIHALVNDIRSSGVSLDSLQQDVSSIVSVLGVIRSIAEQTNLLALNAAIEAARAGEAGRGFAVVADEVRALASRTQTSTQEIQGMIDRLQKGTEAAVDSMRRSSDAGDGTSARANEAGASLDTMAQLIGTINSMNAQIASAAEEQTAVAEEINRSVHQIAVAVDSVADETQLGAQTSRSLADLGQRLGQLVGQFRI; from the coding sequence ATGCGTCTGAGTTTGAAGGCCAAAGTCCTGTCCCTCGCCGTAGTGCCGGTGTTGCTGTTTGCGGTGGTCATCAGCCTGACCACCGTGTGGATGCTCCAGGGCCAGGCGCGCAACGAGGTGGATGAAACCCGCCAGCGCCTGCTCAACGACGCCAAAACCACGCTGAAAAGTTATGTGGAAGTGGCCATGACCACCATCAAGCCGCTCTACGATGCTGCCGCGCCGGGCGACACCGCCGCGCGGGCGGAGGTGGTCAAACTGCTCTCCAACACCACCTACGGCAAGGATGGCTACTTCTTCGGCTACGACTCCGAGACCATTCGCCTGTTCAAGGGCAACAGCCCGGACGGCGTTGGCAAGAGCTTCAAGGACAACCGCGACCCCAATGGGGTCTACGTCAACCGCGACCTGGTCAAGGTCGGCAAAGACGGCACTCACTACCTGCAATACAGCTCGACCCAGCCGGGGCAGACCGAACTGGTGCCCAAGCTGGGTTACACCGAGTACCTGCCGAAGTGGGACATGGTGATCGGTACGTCGGTCAACCTCGACGGCATTGAAGCCCAGGTGGCGGTGGTCGAGGCCAAGGTCGAGAAACGCATGGAGGGCGTGCTGCTGAGTATTCTCGGCGTGGCCGTGGTGGTGCTGTTGGTGATTGCTGCCGTGGGCATGGTGACGGCCAATACCATCCTGCGTCCGCTGAACCTGATGAAAGCCAACCTCGACGATATCGCGGCGGGCGAGGGCGACTTGACCCGCCGCCTGGCCATTACCAGTCAGGACGAACTGGGCGATCTGGCCGGCGCATTCAACCGTTTTGTCGACAAGATCCACAGCCTGGTGCGCCAGATCACCGAGATGACTGCGCAGCTCACCGGCCTGGTGAGCCAGGTGTCGGACCAGGCCCAGCGTTCCGAGCAGGCCATGGAGCGCCAGCGCCATGAAACCGATCAGGTCGCTACCGCGATCAACCAGATGTCTTCCGCTGCGCAAGAAGTCGCGCGCAGTGCGCAGGGTGCGTCGGTGGCGGCACAGCAAACCGATGTGGAAGGCCAGGCCGCCAAGCGTGTGGTGGACGGCAGCATCGCGCAGATCCATGCCCTGGTGAACGATATTCGCAGCAGCGGCGTGTCCCTCGACAGCCTGCAACAGGACGTGTCGTCGATTGTCAGTGTGCTTGGCGTAATCCGCTCGATTGCCGAGCAGACCAACCTGCTGGCGCTCAACGCTGCCATCGAAGCCGCGCGGGCCGGCGAGGCCGGGCGTGGTTTTGCCGTGGTCGCCGACGAGGTCCGCGCCCTGGCCAGTCGCACCCAGACCAGCACCCAGGAAATCCAGGGCATGATCGACCGCCTGCAAAAAGGCACCGAAGCCGCTGTAGATTCGATGCGCCGCTCCAGCGATGCGGGCGACGGCACCTCAGCCCGCGCCAACGAAGCAGGGGCCTCGCTGGACACCATGGCCCAATTGATCGGCACGATTAATTCCATGAACGCGCAGATTGCCAGCGCGGCGGAAGAACAGACCGCCGTGGCCGAAGAGATCAACCGCAGCGTGCATCAGATCGCCGTGGCGGTGGACAGCGTGGCTGATGAAACCCAACTGGGTGCCCAGACCTCACGTAGCCTGGCGGACCTCGGCCAGCGGTTGGGGCAGCTTGTCGGTCAGTTCCGGATCTGA